From the genome of Pseudoliparis swirei isolate HS2019 ecotype Mariana Trench chromosome 14, NWPU_hadal_v1, whole genome shotgun sequence:
actaatggggagaggggGAATCGAACCGTCacccttggggttgcaggacgaccctcttaccccactgagctacagccgccccctaaAATGCATGGTCGGATGTTTCCCTTTACCTTTGGTGCTGAGCAGGCTGAGTCACTGGGGTTGGCTTCCTCACTGAGACGGAgagaaaggagacaggaaggggagCATGAAAACAGGGACaaggagaaggacaagaagaaagacaagattaagaaggagaagaagagtcaAAACCATGCAGTTCTCAGTTTCATCCACACGGGGGCGACAAACAGCGACTGTATCTCGGCAGGTTAACCTGCAGGTGTCACGTGACGACGTCTTCAGGATGTTAGGAACAAAACAGGAAGCAAGCAGAAAGTGTCCACCAAGAGTGAGAAGCAGAAGGAGTTACAGGTTTGAATCCTGCAGAAAGCTCCCTGAGCAACAGTTAGTCACTTGTCTgccgtgaggggggggggggggggacacacagaaCTGTACAAATGTACATGATCAGATTTGTGGGCTTTGAACCCACAAATAAGTATCCTGCCCTTTATTTTGCAATTACACCTTTACTCTGAAAATCTCAGATTAGTATTTTTCCAGGCAACACAAATACATCCCCCGTTGTATAACATATTGTTAAAGTATGTTTGCATTAGTTTGGTATCTTAGAGGTTAAGGTCACATTCCATTGTTGCCACAAACAAACATCGGGTTAGTTGGTGAATGTTCTCATGCTCATTCTGGGTTGTACCTCTTGGCATCATCTCCTGTCTTTGCTGCTGCAGTACCACCTTTTCTGCAGTAGGGGGcgcgtgagggacattattgaCATTTCTCTACTTGAACCTACACAAACCGACTGAAAGCTCCACTTACTTCTCCTCCCGCTGCTCTTCCAGTTTGGTCATGATGTCGTTCAGGTTCTGGCTGAGCTGAGGGGACACAGAGCCGAGGGAGACGGATCAATACTTCTGATCGCCGATCGATCGATCGATCACACTACAACAGGCCGCTCACCTTGTTCATTTCCCCGTGGAACTTCTCCTGATGACCTGCCAGGCCCTGGAATGTGTTAACGTAGACGCCAAcacgactgcacacacacacacacggtttgaAACATGTGACCCGAGTCGTAATTAAAGATtttgtagaagaagaaaaagagtctCACTTGTCCCACAGTGATGGGAGCTCGTCTTGTAACTCCACGTTCAGCTCCTCGAAAATCTTCTGAGCTCGACCCAGGTCCTCCtcggcctgcacacacacacacacacacaataataatgtacctgtgtgtctgaggtCCATATTTTAAGGGGTAAAAAGAGCACTCCAGCATGCAGAGCAACACATTCAGGGTTTAAGATCTGAACTAAACGTCTTCTTCTACGACACAAACAGCACGTAAACACTCGTGTGGACGAGGGATGAAATGACGGCGCGGCTCTCCACACACGATCGTCAGGAGGAGcttctgttttctgtatttcATTGTGTTTGACATGCAGGATGAAGAAGAAATCCATAAAACTTTCCACACATCGATGGAAAATGACCCTCAAGCAAAGAAAGACCTCTTATTATTTGAATAATCATATTTTAGCTTCGGTGTAACGAACTAAAAGGACTGAGACGTGATCAAGGGCCCAGTCTAATGACTGGAAAGGTGACGGTGGCGCTAGAAGGAAAGTCAGAGGATTCATCATCAAGGATTCGGACAGAAATCTAGTGATCGTGTGCAGAGAGCCTGTGGAGGGccgggtggggggaggggctaggggcaggggggaggagtcagtgaTGAACCAGAGTGTCACCTGGTTGAAGGAGAGGTTAGTCTGAGCCACCTGGTGGGCTGATATCAAACCCTGAGCCCAGCTGGGAGCCGCCATCTCCAACAGGGCTGCTGGCTAACCAACACACACCAtgcaagagagaggaggaggaggaggaggaggacagaagagagagagagagaaagaagaaaagcaaaCAATTCAAGACACAAACATGTTAAAGAGcagtaaacaaataaaacacgaGTGAGTTAGTGCACAAGCTAAAGTGATGCAGAGGACTTAAGGTGGTATGACATGTCTGGTAAGTCATACCACCTTAAGGCCAACACTATTCCTTTAAACTTTAACATCGGCAGAAGGacacatcccataatgcatcagccccccccacacacacacactggtggtcACCTTGGCGATCTTGGCctcgtccttcttcttccctttctgTAAGGAGCTGAAGTGATGCCGCGCGCTGTCGAAGTCCACCATCTTCCTGTCGCGCTTGGCTATGCGAGCCTGCGGCAGAGCGCAGGTCAGATTATCTGCCGTTATTGATTCGTAATCGGGAAGTCTGACACGTGATTAGATCATGAAAACCACATCTATGAGTTTAGAAagagtttaaaaagaagaaacattaaAGACCTTAATATCCGGGAACTGAGCCAGGTACGAGTCCAGAGAGGTCACGGATTTGTCGGTGATGTTCTGGTGGTAGTCTAACCACAGAGTGTCTGtgtcctgcaacacacacacacacacacacagagttcagTTTCCTCGTGTCAAAGCGACTCCAGGTAGTCCGATCTTGTACTGAAGTACCTCCAAGTTACTGTCCATCTCCTTCAGGGGGAAGGACACACGCATGCAGttaggagaaagaaagagcgttagcaagaggaggaaaggcgggaagagggaagagatgcatgctgggagctcCATCGTGCGCCATGAGTATGACATGTAACGTTAACCCTCCTCTGGGAAcagagatgtggaggaggaggcggcctcACCTCCGTCAGCGCGTCCATCTCCTCTTTGCCAAACCAGTCCGGCTCGTACATGTCGGCCAGGCAGTCCTGCAGCCGGCGGGACGCGTCGTGCATGGCTGCAGCGcaagagagggtcacatgacagagggtcacatgacagagggtcacatgagagagggtcacatgacagagggtcacatgagagagggtcacatgacagagggtcacatgacagagggtctcatgagagagggtcacatgacagagggtcacatgagagagggtcacatgacagagggtcacatgacagagggtcacatgacagagggtcacatgagagagggtctcatgacagagggtcacatgagagagggtcacatgacagagggtcacatgacagagggtctcatgacagagggtcacatgagagagggtcacatgacagagggtctcatgacagagggtctcatgacagagggtcacatgagagagggtctcatgacagagggtcacatgagagagggtctcatgagagagggtcacatgagagagggtcacatgacagagggtcacatgagagagggtcacatgagagagggtcacatgacagagggtcacatgagagagggtctcatgagagagggtcacatgacagagggtcacatgagagagggtcacatgacagagggtcacatgacagagggtcacatgagagagggtcacatgacagagggtcacatgagagagggtcacatgacagagggtcacatgacagagggtcacatgagagagggtcacatgacagagggtcacatgagagagggtcacatgagagagggtcacatgacagagggtcacatgagagagggtctcatgagagagggtcacatgacagagggtcacatgagagagggtcacatgacagagggtcacatgacagagggtcacatgagagagggtcacatgagagagggtcacatgacagagggtcacatgagagagggtcacatgagagagggtcacatgagagagggtcacatgacagagggtcacatgagagagggtcacatgacagagggtcacatgacagagggtcacatgagagagggtcacatgagagagggtcacatgacagagggtcacatgagagagggtcacatgacagagggtcacatgacagagggtcacatgagagagggtcacatgacagagggtcacatgagagagggtcacatgacagagggtcacatgagagagggtcacatgagagagggtcacatgacagagggtcacatgagagagggtcacatgagagagggtcacatgagagagggtcacatgacagagggtcacatgacagagggtcacatgagagagggtcacatgacagagggtctcatgacagagggtcacatgacagagggtctcatgagagagggtcacatgagagagggtctcatgacagagggtcacatgagagagggtcacatgacagagggtcacatgagagagggtcacatgacagagggtctcatgacagagggtcacatgagagagggtctcatgagagagggtcacatggcagagggtcacatgagagagggtcacatgacagagggtcacatgacagagggtcacatgagagagggtcacatgacagagggtctcatgacagagggtcacatgagagagggtcacatgacagagggtcacatgacagagggtcacatgacagagggtcacatgacagagggtcacatgagagagggtcacatgagagagggtcacatgacagagggtcacatgagagagggtcacatgacagagggtctcatgacagagggtcacatgagagagggtcacatgacagagggtcacatgacagagggtcacatgacagagggtctcatgagagagggtcacatgacagagggtcacatgacagagggtcacatgacagagggtcacatgagagagggtcacatgacagagggtcacatgagagagggtcacatgacagagggtcacatgagagagggtctcatgagagagggtcacatgagagagggtcacatgagagagggtcacatgacagagggtcacatgagagagggtctcatgagagagggtcacatgagagagggtcacatgacagagggtcacatgacagagggtcacatgacagagggtctcatgagagagggtcacatgacagagggtcacatgagagagggtctcatgagagagggtcacatgacagagggtcacatgagagagggtcacatgagagagggtcacatgacagagggtcacatgagagagggtctcatgagagagggtcacatgacagagggtcacatgacagagggtcacatgacagagggtcacatgacagagggtcacatgagagagggtcacatgagagagggtcacatgacagagggtcacatgagagagggtctcatgagagagggtcacatgagagagggtcacatgagagagggtcacatgacagagggtcacatgagagagggtctcatgagagagggtcacatgagagagggtcacatgacagagggtcacatgacagagggtctcatgagagagggtcacatgacagagggtcacatgagagagggtctcatgagagagggtcacatgacagagggtcacatgagagagggtcacatgagagagggtcacatgacagagggtcacatgagagagggtctcatgagagagggtcacatgacagagggtcacatgagagagggtcacatgacagagggtcacatgacagagggtcacatgagagagggtcacatgacagagggtcacatgagagagggtcacatgacagagggtcacatgacagagggtcacatgacagagggtcacatgacagagggtcacatgacagagggtcacatgagagagggtcacatgagagagggtcacatgacagagggtcacatgagagagggtcacatgacagagggtctcatgacagagggtcacatgagagagggtcacatgacagagggtcacatgacagagggtctcatgagagagggtcacatgacagagggtctcatgagagagggtcacatgacagagggtcacatgagagagggtcacatgacagagggtcacatgacagagggtcacatgagagagggtcacatgacagagggtctcatgacagagggtcacatgacagagggtctcatgagagagggtcacatgagagagggtctcatgacagagggtcacatgagagagggtcacatgacagagggtcacatgagagggtcacatgacagagggtcacatgagagagggtcacatgacagagggtctcatgacagagggtcacatgagagagggtcgagggtcacatgacagagggtcacatgagagagggtcacatgacagagggtctcatgacagagggtcacatgagagagggtctcatgagagagggtcacatggcagagggtcacatgagagagggtcacatgacagagggtcacatgacagagggtcacatgagagagggtcacatgacagagggtctcatgacagagggtcacatgagagagggtcacatgacagagggtcacatgagagagggtcacatgacagagggtcacatgggtcacatggcagagggtcacatgagagagggtcacatgacagagggtcacatgacagagggtcacatgagagagggtcacatgagagagggtcacatgacagagggtcacatgagagagggtcacatgacagagggtctcatgagagagggtctcatgagagagggtcacatgacagagggtcacatgagagagggtcacatgacagagggtcacatgagagagggtcacatgacagagggtcacatgagagagggtcacatgacagagggtctcatgagagagggtcacatgacagagggtcacatgacagagggtcacatgagagagggtcacatgacagagggtcacatgagagagggtcacatgacagagggtcacatgagagagggtcacatgacagaggctcacatgacagagggtcacatgagagagggtcacatgacagagggtctcatgagagagggtcacatgacagagggtcacatgacagagggtctcatgagagagggtcacatgacagagtgtctcatgagagagggtctcatgagagagggtcacatgagagagggtcacatgacagagggtcacatgagagagggtcacatgagagagggtcacatgacagagggtctcatgagagagggtcacatgacagagggtcacatgagagagggtcacatgacagagggtcacatgagagagggtcacatgacagagggtctcatgagagagggtcacatgacagagggtcacatgacagagggtctcatgagagagggtcacatgacagagggtcacatgagagagggtctcatgagagagggtcacatgacagagggtcacatgagagagggtcacatgacagagggtcacatgagagagggtcacatgagagagggtcacatgacagagggtcacatgacagagggtcacatgagagagggtcacatgacagagggtctcatgacagagggtcacatgagagagggtcacatgacagagggtctcatgacagagggtctcatgagagagggtcacatgacagagggtctcatgagagacggtcacatgacagagggtcacatgacagagggtcacatgacagaggtctcatgagagagggtcacataagagagggtcacatgacagagggtcgtGGGCGTCACTCACTCTTCACTGCCAGCAGGTAGGCCTTCATGTCTTTCTGCAGTTTGCTGCCTTCTGcctgcaggagacacacacagagtccgTACAGgtgtttatatacacacacacacacacacacacacataaacacacatatatattaatgtgtgaGAACTAGGACGTCATTATGTGGCTGGGAGAGAAATCTTTGTTTTCAAGAGTCAAATGGTGAGATGCCTGCTGACCATCTGCTTGTTGAAGTTGGCCACCATCTCCTCGAAGGCGGCGTCTCGGGTCTCGTCTGCTTTGCCGAGCTTCTGCATGACCTGCAGAGGAGACCGTCACCATGTCAACGCTGCTCCCAACTGGGGGAGCCGCCCTTTGAGGCCGGACACGGACATGCAGCGTAAAACaccagaaataaaagaaaagtaggTTGAAGCTCTTCTGCCATGTTAAACTGTCTTTGAAGTGGCTGCCAGGAtacggaggtcaaaggtcaaatgccTAAATGACACAAAAATACgattattattttcttaaaaatgcctatttcttttctttaatgttctgtattttaaatgtattgttatatattaatatatgtacatttaaagatttaattagatttttttttagcagatttttatttattgttatttttctgaattttctctttttagattattttatttaagttgatgccatatatattttaatgtaattttaaaccctttttttatttgaaataatttgtatatgttttaaacaaatttatttcaattttaaacaaaaaagaaaaaagaaaagtaaaagttgcatcataaaataaaataaaataataatacagacTATTTGAAGATAGGAGGAGGGGCTTCTCAAGGTCACAGCTAATCTGAGCCGCCGCCATCAGCACCACCTGCCACCTAATCCTGTGACACACAAACCACCGTCAACACGGCGACGGGGacttcccctcacacacacacacacacctgctccctaagcaacacacacacacaagtattaCTTCAACTATCAGACAAACTTGTCTCctgtgtgacatcatcagacaTGAAGCGTCTTCCCTCTGACTCGTTTCCTTCCGTGTTACtttgtgttattattttgtttatgaGCCGACCAGTCCGCTGCAGTTCAGATATTTAAAATCGGCGGCGGCGTCTATTAAAATCCGGATCTATATTTGGACGACACAACTggtgtgtggccttcagggcccTCGCTGTCTGTCGGCTTTTTGTGCACCTGTCCGATGTttagtggtgcgttcaggggatTCTCGGGAAGTCTGGAAAATATGAGTGTTTTCATACTGTAAACTCAGGTGGAATGGAACACACAGGATTTGAGATTACcactgtaactgtgtgtgtgtgtgtgtgtgtgtgtgtgttctcagagTTATCCACAACCCATCGGTGTTCAATTTCACTCCTCAAAAATACCCCCGGAGCACACAGGCAGTTTCTGGGGTATTAAGAGTGATGAGGACGAGGCAGGAGGGCTatagatagacacacacacacacacacacagcagtgaggCATGCTGGGAGTCCAGGGAGGGGGACAGGTGTGCAGGCCGAGCAGGTCAACTGTCAGGTTTATAACTTGAGCTTGAGTTCTGAATCATGGAAAGAGTTATAAAACATTCATTAATTATGTGACTGcttgaatttaaaatgaaaaggaGCCGTATTTTGGATAAGACGAATCACCTGAAGTGAATCTGTGTGGGCCCTGCACCACACCGGGTCTCCAGCTGCTCTCTAAAGGCCCCCCCTCTGTCCCCACACTCATCCGCATTCCATGCAGGGGAATTTTCCCAGCATGCTTGAGGCACAGCTGACCAGTTAATGAgacatcaccatgacaaccGAGGTGGGACCATCAGCCGGTCTGAATCAAATGATCACCAACAGACGTGAAATCTTTAATAGTGtattatcaaattaatttaaattaaaatacatttattttaaaggaatttattttaaagaattaaaatgtattttaaagaattacaatttattttaaagaattaaaatttatttaaaacatttttttattttaaacaattgttgtttttattaattttgttttattataataaaaaagaaaaaaaaagttaaacaatacaaaaaaagaatttaaacaaatttatttgtatatgtattatgtatatacattatatatatatatatatatatatatataataataagagaTAAAGTTGTACTGTCACTTTAAAAGCACATTGAGATGAAACACGCTGAGCTGGAAGTCAAAAGTCAGAAACACATGAAAGTAAGAGGCAAACGAAGCCCAACATGAAGCCCGCTGGACGAGCTGGAGGAAGTGGAGGCCGGCGTGccagcagacagacagctgcccccccccccccccccccacagggaaGATGATACTCTGACCTTCCTCGTTCCTCCACAGCTCGGTGTCTCAGCCTCCGTCACACAAGACGACACCGGCCGAGGAGGAGAAGCCTGGATGTCTCTGGTTTGGATTTCAGGGCTTTCAGTGAGGTTCCCCAGCAGAACCCTGCAGAAGCCTGCAGAACCCAGCAGAACCCAGCAGAACCCTGCAGAACCATTCACCCCCAGGCCTGCTTGAGCATCCAAcaagtgtttaaataaactCTCTTCTTTCATTTTTGTTTCTGTGTGATGACAAATTATAAACTCCTCTTTATGTCTCCAGATGTGTGAAAACATCAGCTTCATgttcatgacccccccccccctcctcctccctaatCACTAATGTAACTGTAAATACTACATCCTTGCTATTAAAAACACGATTCtggtatatttatattcacaaaAGTCAGCGTTCCTGATAATCTtgtgaataataaaaaatatatatttattagactAAACCAATAATGGTCGACTGTTCTAAAATGATGACTTtgttgaaatatatttaaataactgTAAAGTGGGCTGACAGCATCTGGAATAACCGAGCCCGAGGTGTAATATATTATTAGTAAAttattaaagaagaagaagtgaaagTATTTCTGTGAGATCAGGTTTTCAAACCACTTCCTGTCGAAAAAGGGAAACTTACATTTGTAAATATGCCGACTGTTCAcatctgaaatatgaaatgcagCCAGAAGCTCTTCACAAGGACTACAAGGACTTGAATAAACTACGCCCCTGAAGATGGAGACACATGGGCTGGGAGGTACTTCTATACTTCAGTGTTTCCATAAAGTCAATGAAATCTGCTGCTCCGTCATCAGCTgcaactttaaagtgatgaacacatgaatgcatcATAACATCAGAACTTCTTATGGTTTATATTTGATGCTGCACGAGGCGGATGGATACACAAGAAATAGTTCCAGCACACAACTCCCCTTTGTAGTCCAGACCAAACAAACCAGGCTAGCAGTTTCCCtccgcttccagtctttatgctaaactaagctaacccCACTGCGATTCTTATCGCTTTGGAGGAAATATAACTGAATGAAACTTtgaagggaggagaaggggCGTGTCTGGGGGGTTGGAAGCACGCGCAGCTCCTCTCCAGAGCCCCGGGAGGAGGTTAGAGTTACAAGCATCCAGAGACAATGAGGGGACTGACTGACAGCGCTCCTGTGG
Proteins encoded in this window:
- the bin1b gene encoding myc box-dependent-interacting protein 1b isoform X1: MAEIGKGVTAGKLAISVQKRLTRAQEKVMQKLGKADETRDAAFEEMVANFNKQMAEGSKLQKDMKAYLLAVKTMHDASRRLQDCLADMYEPDWFGKEEMDALTEEMDSNLEDTDTLWLDYHQNITDKSVTSLDSYLAQFPDIKARIAKRDRKMVDFDSARHHFSSLQKGKKKDEAKIAKPAALLEMAAPSWAQGLISAHQVAQTNLSFNQAEEDLGRAQKIFEELNVELQDELPSLWDNRVGVYVNTFQGLAGHQEKFHGEMNKLSQNLNDIMTKLEEQREEKKGGTAAAKTGDDAKSEEANPSDSACSAPKVVQRPRPAPSRPPTRLVPSPDPRQREPVEASGSDAHTESTTQQAPSWDSWREQAAAEPPSEEERYPNEAQGGWDSDEGHTQPGWEDGEAAMGQEGGVSVAPSYSEPSWDDDGAQVGDGWGDEGETQSAVTNGSDGDLPPGFLYKVKAVHEYAATDGDELELSIGDDVLVLAFDNPDEQDDGWLLGVQETHWLQKKDISVKGVFPENFTQKV
- the bin1b gene encoding myc box-dependent-interacting protein 1b isoform X3; translated protein: MAEIGKGVTAGKLAISVQKRLTRAQEKVMQKLGKADETRDAAFEEMVANFNKQMAEGSKLQKDMKAYLLAVKTMHDASRRLQDCLADMYEPDWFGKEEMDALTEDTDTLWLDYHQNITDKSVTSLDSYLAQFPDIKARIAKRDRKMVDFDSARHHFSSLQKGKKKDEAKIAKPAALLEMAAPSWAQGLISAHQVAQTNLSFNQAEEDLGRAQKIFEELNVELQDELPSLWDNRVGVYVNTFQGLAGHQEKFHGEMNKLSQNLNDIMTKLEEQREEKKGGTAAAKTGDDAKSEEANPSDSACSAPKVVQRPRPAPSRPPTRLVPSPDPRQREPVEASGSDAHTESTTQQAPSWDSWREQAAAEPPSEEERYPNEAQGGWDSDEGHTQPGWEDGEAAMGQEGGVSVAPSYSEPSWDDDGAQVGDGWGDEGETQSAVTNGSDGDLPPGFLYKVKAVHEYAATDGDELELSIGDDVLVLAFDNPDEQDDGWLLGVQETHWLQKKDISVKGVFPENFTQKV
- the bin1b gene encoding myc box-dependent-interacting protein 1b isoform X5 encodes the protein MAEIGKGVTAGKLAISVQKRLTRAQEKVMQKLGKADETRDAAFEEMVANFNKQMAEGSKLQKDMKAYLLAVKTMHDASRRLQDCLADMYEPDWFGKEEMDALTEEMDSNLEDTDTLWLDYHQNITDKSVTSLDSYLAQFPDIKARIAKRDRKMVDFDSARHHFSSLQKGKKKDEAKIAKPAALLEMAAPSWAQGLISAHQVAQTNLSFNQAEEDLGRAQKIFEELNVELQDELPSLWDNRVGVYVNTFQGLAGHQEKFHGEMNKLSQNLNDIMTKLEEQREENEEANPSDSACSAPKVVQRPRPAPSRPPTRLVPSPDPRQREPVEASGSDAHTESTTQQAPSWDSWREQAAAEPPSEEERYPNEAQGGWDSDEGHTQPGWEDGEAAMGQEGGVSVAPSYSEPSWDDDGAQVGDGWGDEGETQSAVTNGSDGDLPPGFLYKVKAVHEYAATDGDELELSIGDDVLVLAFDNPDEQDDGWLLGVQETHWLQKKDISVKGVFPENFTQKV
- the bin1b gene encoding myc box-dependent-interacting protein 1b isoform X7; the protein is MAEIGKGVTAGKLAISVQKRLTRAQEKVMQKLGKADETRDAAFEEMVANFNKQMAEGSKLQKDMKAYLLAVKTMHDASRRLQDCLADMYEPDWFGKEEMDALTEEMDSNLEDTDTLWLDYHQNITDKSVTSLDSYLAQFPDIKARIAKRDRKMVDFDSARHHFSSLQKGKKKDEAKIAKAEEDLGRAQKIFEELNVELQDELPSLWDNRVGVYVNTFQGLAGHQEKFHGEMNKLSQNLNDIMTKLEEQREEKKGGTAAAKTGDDAKSEEANPSDSACSAPKVVQRPRPAPSRPPTRLVPSPDPRQREPVEASGSDAHTESTTQQAPSWDSWREQAAAEPPSEEERYPNEAQGGWDSDEGHTQPGWEDGEAAMGQEGGVSVAPSYSEPSWDDDGAQVGDGWGDEGETQSAVTNGSDGDLPPGFLYKVKAVHEYAATDGDELELSIGDDVLVLAFDNPDEQDDGWLLGVQETHWLQKKDISVKGVFPENFTQKV
- the bin1b gene encoding myc box-dependent-interacting protein 1b isoform X10, which produces MAEIGKGVTAGKLAISVQKRLTRAQEKVMQKLGKADETRDAAFEEMVANFNKQMAEGSKLQKDMKAYLLAVKTMHDASRRLQDCLADMYEPDWFGKEEMDALTEEMDSNLEDTDTLWLDYHQNITDKSVTSLDSYLAQFPDIKARIAKRDRKMVDFDSARHHFSSLQKGKKKDEAKIAKPAALLEMAAPSWAQGLISAHQVAQTNLSFNQAEEDLGRAQKIFEELNVELQDELPSLWDNRVGVYVNTFQGLAGHQEKFHGEMNKLSQNLNDIMTKLEEQREEKKGGTAAAKTGDDAKSEEANPSDSACSAPKVVQRPRPAPSRPPTRLVPSPDPRQREPVEASGSDAHTESTTQQSAVTNGSDGDLPPGFLYKVKAVHEYAATDGDELELSIGDDVLVLAFDNPDEQDDGWLLGVQETHWLQKKDISVKGVFPENFTQKV
- the bin1b gene encoding myc box-dependent-interacting protein 1b isoform X9, which produces MAEIGKGVTAGKLAISVQKRLTRAQEKVMQKLGKADETRDAAFEEMVANFNKQMAEGSKLQKDMKAYLLAVKTMHDASRRLQDCLADMYEPDWFGKEEMDALTEEMDSNLEDTDTLWLDYHQNITDKSVTSLDSYLAQFPDIKARIAKRDRKMVDFDSARHHFSSLQKGKKKDEAKIAKPAALLEMAAPSWAQGLISAHQVAQTNLSFNQAEEDLGRAQKIFEELNVELQDELPSLWDNRVGVYVNTFQGLAGHQEKFHGEMNKLSQNLNDIMTKLEEQREEKKGGTAAAKTGDDAKSEEANPSDSACSAPKVVQRPRPAPSRPPTRLVPSPDPRQREPVEASGSDAHTESTTQQAPSWDSWSAVTNGSDGDLPPGFLYKVKAVHEYAATDGDELELSIGDDVLVLAFDNPDEQDDGWLLGVQETHWLQKKDISVKGVFPENFTQKV
- the bin1b gene encoding myc box-dependent-interacting protein 1b isoform X8, which encodes MAEIGKGVTAGKLAISVQKRLTRAQEKVMQKLGKADETRDAAFEEMVANFNKQMAEGSKLQKDMKAYLLAVKTMHDASRRLQDCLADMYEPDWFGKEEMDALTEDTDTLWLDYHQNITDKSVTSLDSYLAQFPDIKARIAKRDRKMVDFDSARHHFSSLQKGKKKDEAKIAKAEEDLGRAQKIFEELNVELQDELPSLWDNRVGVYVNTFQGLAGHQEKFHGEMNKLSQNLNDIMTKLEEQREEKKGGTAAAKTGDDAKSEEANPSDSACSAPKVVQRPRPAPSRPPTRLVPSPDPRQREPVEASGSDAHTESTTQQAPSWDSWREQAAAEPPSEEERYPNEAQGGWDSDEGHTQPGWEDGEAAMGQEGGVSVAPSYSEPSWDDDGAQVGDGWGDEGETQSAVTNGSDGDLPPGFLYKVKAVHEYAATDGDELELSIGDDVLVLAFDNPDEQDDGWLLGVQETHWLQKKDISVKGVFPENFTQKV
- the bin1b gene encoding myc box-dependent-interacting protein 1b isoform X2, yielding MAEIGKGVTAGKLAISVQKRLTRAQEKVMQKLGKADETRDAAFEEMVANFNKQMAEGSKLQKDMKAYLLAVKTMHDASRRLQDCLADMYEPDWFGKEEMDALTEEMDSNLEDTDTLWLDYHQNITDKSVTSLDSYLAQFPDIKARIAKRDRKMVDFDSARHHFSSLQKGKKKDEAKIAKPAALLEMAAPSWAQGLISAHQVAQTNLSFNQAEEDLGRAQKIFEELNVELQDELPSLWDNRVGVYVNTFQGLAGHQEKFHGEMNKLSQNLNDIMTKLEEQREEKKGGTAAAKTGDDAKSEEANPSDSACSAPKRPRPAPSRPPTRLVPSPDPRQREPVEASGSDAHTESTTQQAPSWDSWREQAAAEPPSEEERYPNEAQGGWDSDEGHTQPGWEDGEAAMGQEGGVSVAPSYSEPSWDDDGAQVGDGWGDEGETQSAVTNGSDGDLPPGFLYKVKAVHEYAATDGDELELSIGDDVLVLAFDNPDEQDDGWLLGVQETHWLQKKDISVKGVFPENFTQKV